One window of Nicotiana tomentosiformis chromosome 11, ASM39032v3, whole genome shotgun sequence genomic DNA carries:
- the LOC104121040 gene encoding beta-1,3-galactosyltransferase pvg3-like, with amino-acid sequence MITSFHIEMLPFNLHILILSKLRSLAFFPSQIFALHVTMKTYKPNGRRFIISSFFFIIFLCVLASINEIRFDSFLILGSCAFSQTPTRNSSSATNFLSVNSSSLSTNNEIRILIGILTLPDQYQKRHFLRLIYGTQPPIMGAKVDIKFVFCNLTKEDQKVLVALEIMRYDDIIILNCQENMNKGKTYTYFSSLPELFSVSDDQPYYPPYHYVMKADDDTYIRLESFVESLRPLPREDLYYGYVIPCPSMDPFVHYMSGMGYLVSWDIAEWIRDSDIPKSHLEGPEDKVFGEWLRDGHRARHRYNAKWSMYNFPEPPTRCTHELWPDTIAVHMLKNQEKWIQTLNYFNVTRDLKPSKLYHI; translated from the coding sequence ATGATAACTAGTTTTCACATTGAAATGCTGCCCTTTAATCTCCATATACTCATTCTCTCAAAGCTtcgctctttagccttttttccTTCACAAATCTTTGCTTTACATGTTACGATGAAGACATACAAACCAAATGGCCGACGTTTCATCATTTCctcatttttctttattatattccTTTGCGTTCTAGCTTCAATCAATGAAATCCGATTTGACAGCTTTTTGATATTAGGTAGTTGTGCTTTCTCTCAAACACCAACTAGAAATTCTTCTTCTGCTACAAACTTTCTTAGTGTAAATTCCTCTTCCTTGTCCACCAATAACGAAATCCGAATTCTCATAGGAATTTTGACACTTCCCGATCAGTACCAAAAGCGACACTTCCTGCGTCTAATCTATGGAACACAACCTCCAATAATGGGTGCAAAGGTTGACATCAAGTTTGTGTTCTGCAATCTAACAAAAGAAGATCAAAAGGTATTAGTAGCACTTGAAATAATGCGTTACGACGATATCATCATCCTAAACTGCCAAGAAAATATGAACAAAGGCAAGACGTATACCTATTTTTCCAGCTTGCCAGAGCTATTTTCAGTCTCAGATGACCAGCCATATTATCCACCTTATCATTACGTGATGAAAGCCGACGATGACACATATATAAGGCTTGAGAGTTTTGTAGAATCCCTAAGGCCATTGCCTAGGGAAGATTTGTACTATGGTTATGTTATTCCATGTCCAAGCATGGACCCTTTTGTTCATTACATGTCAGGAATGGGTTATTTAGTGAGTTGGGATATCGCAGAATGGATAAGAGATTCTGATATTCCTAAAAGCCATTTAGAAGGCCCAGAAGACAAGGTTTTTGGAGAGTGGCTCCGAGATGGTCACCGGGCAAGACATCGGTACAATGCCAAATGGTCTATGTACAATTTCCCCGAGCCGCCGACGAGATGCACGCACGAGCTGTGGCCGGACACGATTGCAGTTCATATGCTCAAGAATCAAGAAAAGTGGATTCAGACGCTCAACTATTTCAATGTCACTAGGGATCTTAAACCATCTAAGTTGTATCATATATGA
- the LOC104121043 gene encoding beta-1,3-galactosyltransferase pvg3-like → MKKYRPYGRRFIIPSFFCIIFLCVLASINEIGFDNFLKVGRCALSETAISSNSSSATNFLSVNSSSLSTNNEIRILIGILTLPDQYQKRHFLRLIYGTQPPITGAIVDIKFVFCNLTKEDQKVLVALEIMRYDDIIILNCQENMNKGKTYTYFSSLPDLFSVSDDQPYYPPYHYVMKADDDTYIRLENFVESLRTLPREDLYYGYVIPCPSMNPFVHYMSGMGYLVSWDIAEWIRDSNIPKNHLEGPEDKVFGEWLRDGHRARHRYNAKWSMYNFPEPPTRCTHELWPDTIAVHLLKNQKKWIQTLTYFNVTRDLKPSKLYHIP, encoded by the coding sequence ATGAAGAAATACAGACCATATGGTCGACGTTTCATCATTCCCTCATTTTTCTGTATTATTTTCCTTTGCGTTCTAGCTTCAATCAATGAAATCGGATTTGATAACTTTTTGAAGGTTGGTAGATGTGCTTTATCAGAAACAGCAATTAGTAGTAATTCTTCTTCTGCTACAAACTTTCTTAGTGTAAATTCCTCCTCCTTGTCCACCAATAACGAAATCCGAATTCTCATAGGAATTTTGACACTTCCCGATCAGTACCAAAAGCGACACTTCCTGCGTCTAATCTATGGAACACAACCTCCAATAACGGGTGCAATCGTTGACATCAAGTTTGTATTCTGCAATCTCACAAAAGAAGATCAAAAGGTATTAGTGGCACTTGAAATAATGCGTTACGACGATATCATCATCCTCAACTGCCAAGAAAATATGAACAAAGGTAAGACGTATACCTATTTTTCCAGCTTGCCAGATCTATTTTCAGTCTCAGATGACCAGCCATATTATCCACCTTATCATTACGTGATGAAAGCCGACGATGACACGTACATAAGGCTCGAGAATTTTGTAGAATCCTTAAGGACACTGCCTAGGGAAGATTTGTACTACGGTTATGTTATTCCATGTCCTAGCATGAACCCTTTTGTGCACTACATGTCAGGCATGGGTTATTTAGTGAGTTGGGATATAGCAGAATGGATAAGAGATTCTAATATTCCTAAAAATCATTTAGAAGGGCCAGAAGATAAGGTTTTTGGAGAGTGGCTCCGAGATGGTCACCGGGCAAGACATAGGTACAATGCCAAATGGTCTATGTACAATTTTCCCGAGCCGCCGACTAGATGCACGCACGAGCTGTGGCCGGACACCATTGCTGTTCATCTTCTGAAGAACCAAAAGAAGTGGATTCAGACACTTACTTATTTCAATGTCACTAGGGATCTTAAACCATCTAAGTTGTATCATATACCATAG